Within Pirellulales bacterium, the genomic segment CCATGACCGCAAGAAACCCGCATTCCCATCGCTCAACTCCCCCGAAACGCCAGCTCATGAATAATCTGGGCTAAATGACTTCTTTCCAGCCAGGACTTCCGAAATCCCACTCTTGGCGAGCCCGGTGTCTTTGTGAATCTGCCCTTGCCATCTACCGATTTCCGCCGCGTCGTCGGAAGCGCTGAATGCCCCGCCATCCGATCACCGCACGTCGGAATCGAACACGCGGACTTTCTTCCAGGTCGCCTTGTTCTCTTCGATGAATTTGAGATGTCGCGGGGCGGATTGATAGGCGTCGTGGGCCGCGCGGCTCTCGAATACCACGTGCAACGCCACGTCGAAGTCGCGGTCGTTCACGTCCCGCTGGAGATCCGGGTTCGGCGTGCCGACGGAAAAATAGACCTCGCCCGGATGATCGGTCAGATGCGTCTTGCAGGCCTCGACGAGTTTTCGGCGATTCTCCGGCGTGGAATCGTTCAGCGCAAAGAACACGATGTGGGCCAACTGCGCTTCCCTGACTTTCGGCTCTGCCGCCATCGGGCGATTCTCCTTAAGAGCCCCTCAGAAAACCGCCTGGGAGAACGGGACAGTCCCCGGCGGTTTTCCGAGGGGTTCTATACCTTCGCAACGGGTTCCGTACCGGTCGGCTTGGCTGCGTCGTCGTGCGCCTTGCCGTTGGTTTCGGCGCGGTTCTTGTATGCCGACGGGCCGATGAGTTCCTCGATTTCCGCGTCGTCGAGCACTTCCTTTTCTTCCAAGGCGTGCGCGACCGCGTCAAGCTTCTCGCGACGCTCCGCCAAGAGCTGTTGGGCCTGATCGGCGGCCTCGTGGAGAATGCGAGAAACCTCTTCGTCGATGACCTGGGCCGTGTGTTCGCTAAACTCGCGCTGTTCGTAGATTTCGCGGCCGAGGAACGGATGCTCCTCGCTGGTGCGATAAGCCACTGGGCCGAGCCGCTCGCTCATGCCCCAATGGGCCACCATTCTCCGAGTTAGCTTGGTCACTTGAGCTAAATCGTTTTCAGCTCCGGCCGAATACTCGCCGAACACGAGTTTCTCCGCGGCCCGGCCGCCGAGCGTGAAGATCAATCGGCTCCGCAGCTCGGATTCATTGATATTCAGCCGATCTTCTTCCGGCAAGAGCTGAGTGACGCCCAGCGCGCGGCCGCGCGGGACGATGGTCACTTTGTGTAGTCGATCGATGCCCGGCAAAATCCAGGCGAGCAGGGCGTGCCCCGCTTCGTGATAAGCCGTCATCGTTTTCTCTTTGCCCGTGAGCACCTCGTCGCGTTTAGAACCCATCAGTACCTTGTCGCGGGCGTATTCAAAGTCGTCCATGGTGACCTTGTCCTTGCCGCAACGGGTGGCCCAAAGGGCCGCCTCGTTGACCAGATTGCGGATGTCGGCGCCCGTGAGCCCAACGGTGCCGCTCGCCAGCCGCTCGAGATCGACATCATCCGCCAGCGGGACGCCGCGGACGTGGACCTTGAAAATGGCGACTCGCCCCTTTTGCGTCGGTCGATCGACGGTGATATGCCGGTCGAACCTGCCCGGCCGAAGCAATGCCGGATCGAGCACGTCGGGGCGGTTCGTGGCCGCCAGCACGATCACCGATTCATTCTGGCTGAAGCCGTCCATCTCGCTCAGGATTTGATTCAGCGTCTGCTCGCGCTCGTCGTGACCGCCGCCCAGCCCCGCTCCGCGATGCCGGCCGACGGCGTCGATCTCGTCGATAAACAGGATCGCTGGAGCGGCATCTTTCGCCGTTTTGAACATATCGCGGACTCGACTCGCGCCAACTCCAACGAACATCTGAATGAATTCCGATCCGCTGATCGAGAAAAACGGCACGCCCGCTTCCCCGGCCACTGCCCGCGCTAAGAGCGTCTTGCCCGTGCCCGGCGGTCCCATCAAGAGAATCCCCTTGGGAACTCGGCCGCCGAGCCGTTGGAACTTCTCCGGGTTTTTCAAGAATTCGACCACTTCCTCCAAATCGTGCTTGACCCCTTCCAGGCCGGCGACGTCGGCGAAAGTGATCGGCCGCCGCATGGTCTCGTAGCGTTTAGCCGGGCTCTTGCTGAACCCCGAAAGGATTCCGCCCCCGAGGAATTGGTCACGCGTGCGGCGGATGAGGAACCACCACAGGCCGATGATCAACAACAGCGGCAGTCCCCAGATCAAGAACATATACCAGATCGAATTCTCCGACCCCAAGCGGGCGCTGACGATGACTTGCTTCCTGTCCATTTCTTTGCGAACTTCGTCGATGGTGACGTCCGACGGCGGCAGCGTCACCTTGAACTCCTGATGCAAATGTTCCGGCGGCGCCTTTGTGGCAGACTCCGCCTCCTCGGCGTCGGGTTGTTTCGGGGCGACGGGAGCAACCTTAAACTTCCCCAACAACTGTTGTTGCGAGAACTCCGCCTCGCCGATGTTGTTCTTTTCGAGTTGATCGTGAAAGAAGCTATAGGTGATTTCGGAGCGTCCACCCCCCTCGTGGCTGAAATAAACGAGCGCCACGATCGCGAACATGATCACCATGAACCAAGCCGTTGAAACGCTCATCCGTGGCCGCGGCACGGTGGGGCGGCCCGATGGACCTTTGCCGGCGACGGGCGGCTCGTCGGAGGGAGGCAGTCCGTTGCTGGGAACTGGATTGTCCATGAAAAGCCTTTACTTGAGTGGATTCGACCGCATGCGCCACGCCAATAGATCAACACAACCATAGATTGCGACCCGCCGAGCCGCATCACCTGGTGGCCATTTTGCCAGTCCGGCAAGCCGTCTGCGAGCGTGGTCGAGCGATAGAGGTGGTGCGATCTATCCGCTCCGCCTAAACGGCGACTGGCGGCCCCAAGCATTATTACGCCGCACGGCATTCGGGCGACCAGAAATTGTATCCAAGTGCCCCAAGTTTTTCGACGGTCGTTGACGCCGCGCTACC encodes:
- a CDS encoding Dabb family protein, producing the protein MAAEPKVREAQLAHIVFFALNDSTPENRRKLVEACKTHLTDHPGEVYFSVGTPNPDLQRDVNDRDFDVALHVVFESRAAHDAYQSAPRHLKFIEENKATWKKVRVFDSDVR
- the ftsH gene encoding ATP-dependent zinc metalloprotease FtsH, producing MSVSTAWFMVIMFAIVALVYFSHEGGGRSEITYSFFHDQLEKNNIGEAEFSQQQLLGKFKVAPVAPKQPDAEEAESATKAPPEHLHQEFKVTLPPSDVTIDEVRKEMDRKQVIVSARLGSENSIWYMFLIWGLPLLLIIGLWWFLIRRTRDQFLGGGILSGFSKSPAKRYETMRRPITFADVAGLEGVKHDLEEVVEFLKNPEKFQRLGGRVPKGILLMGPPGTGKTLLARAVAGEAGVPFFSISGSEFIQMFVGVGASRVRDMFKTAKDAAPAILFIDEIDAVGRHRGAGLGGGHDEREQTLNQILSEMDGFSQNESVIVLAATNRPDVLDPALLRPGRFDRHITVDRPTQKGRVAIFKVHVRGVPLADDVDLERLASGTVGLTGADIRNLVNEAALWATRCGKDKVTMDDFEYARDKVLMGSKRDEVLTGKEKTMTAYHEAGHALLAWILPGIDRLHKVTIVPRGRALGVTQLLPEEDRLNINESELRSRLIFTLGGRAAEKLVFGEYSAGAENDLAQVTKLTRRMVAHWGMSERLGPVAYRTSEEHPFLGREIYEQREFSEHTAQVIDEEVSRILHEAADQAQQLLAERREKLDAVAHALEEKEVLDDAEIEELIGPSAYKNRAETNGKAHDDAAKPTGTEPVAKV